From a region of the Roseivirga sp. 4D4 genome:
- the ilvC gene encoding ketol-acid reductoisomerase, with product MALINFGGVEENVITRDEFPLSKAQDVLANETVAIIGYGVQGPGQSLNLQDNGIKVIVGQRQESKTWDKAIADGWEPGVSLFPIEEALERASIVCYLLSDAAQIQLWPTVKKHLTAGKMLYFSHGFGVAYAEKTGIVPPADVDVALVAPKGSGTSLRRLFLEGKGLNSSFAIHQDATGKAKDRIVALGIGVGSGYLFETTFIKEVTSDLTGERGTLMGAIQGLFMAQYEVLRANGHSPSEAFNETVEEATQSLYPLVAENGMDWMYANCSTTAQRGALDWKDKFHAATKPVFEELYASVVAGTEAQRSIDSNSQADYREKLQEELDELHNSEMWRAGKAVRALRPENAPAIKEEELV from the coding sequence ATGGCTTTAATCAATTTTGGTGGAGTAGAAGAAAATGTCATCACGAGAGATGAATTTCCACTTTCAAAAGCACAAGATGTATTGGCAAATGAAACCGTAGCGATTATCGGCTATGGTGTTCAAGGGCCTGGGCAATCGCTAAACCTTCAAGACAATGGTATCAAAGTGATTGTAGGCCAGCGGCAGGAGTCTAAGACTTGGGACAAGGCGATTGCGGATGGTTGGGAACCGGGTGTAAGTCTTTTTCCAATAGAGGAGGCACTAGAAAGAGCTTCCATCGTTTGCTACTTGTTATCTGATGCTGCACAAATTCAGCTTTGGCCTACGGTTAAGAAACACTTGACGGCCGGAAAGATGCTTTATTTCTCTCATGGCTTTGGTGTAGCATACGCTGAAAAGACGGGGATCGTGCCTCCTGCCGATGTAGATGTTGCTTTGGTAGCTCCAAAGGGATCTGGTACGAGCTTGAGACGCCTTTTCCTAGAAGGAAAGGGGCTTAATAGTTCTTTCGCTATTCATCAGGATGCTACAGGAAAAGCCAAAGACAGAATTGTGGCACTTGGTATAGGTGTTGGCTCAGGGTATTTGTTTGAGACTACTTTTATTAAAGAAGTTACTTCTGACCTGACTGGGGAGAGAGGTACACTAATGGGAGCTATCCAAGGTCTCTTTATGGCTCAATATGAGGTATTGAGAGCCAACGGTCATTCACCATCTGAGGCCTTTAATGAAACGGTTGAGGAAGCTACTCAGTCTCTGTATCCATTAGTTGCAGAAAATGGAATGGACTGGATGTATGCCAACTGTTCTACCACAGCCCAAAGAGGAGCACTGGATTGGAAGGATAAGTTTCATGCCGCCACAAAACCTGTTTTTGAAGAATTGTATGCTTCTGTTGTTGCTGGTACTGAAGCTCAGCGATCAATTGACTCTAACTCTCAAGCTGATTACAGAGAGAAATTGCAAGAAGAACTTGATGAGCTTCACAACTCCGAAATGTGGAGAGCAGGGAAGGCTGTAAGGGCCTTAAGACCAGAAAATGCTCCTGCTATCAAGGAAGAAGAGTTGGTCTAA
- the ilvN gene encoding acetolactate synthase small subunit produces the protein MVKSFTISIFTENSIGLLHRITSIFTKRHLSIESLNTSESEAENVFRFTIVVNAEEELVQKIVKQIEKQIEVLQAVYHLDGETVFQEIALYKVSTEKASENNLVERLIRDNHARILSMEQEFMIIEKTGHKEETQELLEFLKPYGLIEFVRSGRVSVIRPKNELQREL, from the coding sequence ATGGTTAAATCATTTACCATATCAATTTTCACAGAGAACAGTATTGGTTTACTGCACAGGATCACTTCGATTTTCACAAAGCGACATCTGAGCATTGAAAGCTTAAATACCTCAGAATCAGAGGCTGAGAATGTTTTTCGTTTCACGATCGTGGTCAACGCAGAGGAAGAACTTGTTCAGAAAATTGTAAAACAAATAGAGAAGCAAATAGAGGTCTTACAAGCAGTTTATCACCTGGATGGTGAGACTGTTTTTCAGGAGATCGCTTTGTATAAAGTATCAACAGAGAAGGCTTCCGAAAACAACCTGGTAGAGCGACTTATCCGTGATAACCACGCGAGAATACTATCGATGGAACAGGAATTTATGATCATAGAAAAGACAGGTCATAAAGAAGAAACACAGGAATTACTCGAGTTTTTAAAGCCTTATGGCTTAATCGAGTTTGTCAGGTCTGGCAGAGTATCTGTCATTCGACCTAAAAATGAATTACAAAGAGAACTATAA
- the ilvB gene encoding biosynthetic-type acetolactate synthase large subunit yields the protein MEATLKPTTETKLHISGAEALIRSLLAEQVKMLFGYPGGAIMPVYDALYDFEDELQHVLTRHEQGAIHAAQGFARATGEVGVVLATSGPGATNLITGIADAMIDSTPLVCITGQVGSGLLGSDAFQETDIVSISMPVTKWNCQVTKAEDIPAALAKAFYIAKSGRPGPVLVDITKDAQFKPFDFEYRKCVEIRSYKPAPSLDPIQIKKAAELINEAQKPMILFGQGVILGKAEEEFKQFVEKTGIPSAWTLLGLSALPTDHPLNVGMLGMHGNYGPNKLTNECDVLIAIGMRFDDRVTGNLEHYAKQAKVIHLDIDPAEVNKNVRVDIPVLGDCKKTLSALTQQVRLKSHRTWLEEFRALDKIEYDKVIENELKPEEGALKMGEVINEINELTKGEAILVTDVGQHQMMACRYTKFNQSRSNITSGGLGTMGFCLPAALGAKLGAPEREVIAVIGDGGFQMTIQELGTIFQTEAAVKIVILNNNFLGMVRQWQQLFFDKRYSSTELVNPDFIKIAEGYGIKGKSLSDRDDLSKSIEEMIAYDGSFLLEVKVGKEDNVFPMVPSGASVSDIRLS from the coding sequence ATGGAAGCAACACTAAAACCGACAACCGAGACAAAACTCCATATATCCGGAGCCGAAGCACTTATAAGGTCATTGTTAGCGGAGCAGGTCAAGATGTTATTTGGCTATCCCGGAGGTGCGATTATGCCAGTATATGACGCCCTCTATGACTTTGAAGATGAGCTTCAACATGTGCTCACTCGTCATGAACAGGGTGCGATTCATGCCGCTCAGGGTTTTGCCAGAGCAACGGGTGAAGTCGGTGTGGTATTGGCCACTTCTGGGCCAGGCGCTACTAATCTTATAACCGGCATTGCAGACGCGATGATAGACTCGACTCCCTTGGTTTGTATAACGGGTCAGGTAGGTTCTGGTCTGTTGGGCTCTGATGCTTTCCAAGAGACTGATATTGTCAGTATCTCTATGCCTGTAACCAAATGGAATTGCCAGGTGACCAAGGCTGAAGACATACCAGCCGCATTGGCAAAGGCATTCTATATAGCGAAATCAGGACGCCCAGGTCCAGTGTTAGTCGATATAACCAAAGACGCTCAGTTCAAGCCTTTCGATTTTGAGTATCGAAAGTGTGTTGAAATAAGAAGTTACAAACCTGCCCCATCATTAGACCCAATTCAAATTAAGAAAGCGGCTGAATTGATCAATGAAGCTCAAAAGCCAATGATCCTTTTTGGTCAGGGAGTCATTCTCGGTAAGGCGGAGGAGGAGTTCAAACAGTTTGTTGAAAAGACAGGAATACCTTCGGCTTGGACCCTTTTAGGGCTTTCTGCATTGCCGACCGATCACCCTTTGAATGTGGGGATGCTTGGAATGCATGGGAATTATGGACCGAATAAGCTGACCAATGAATGTGATGTGCTGATCGCGATCGGCATGCGCTTTGATGATCGCGTGACGGGTAACCTAGAACATTATGCAAAGCAAGCCAAAGTCATTCACTTGGATATCGACCCAGCGGAGGTCAACAAGAATGTCAGGGTTGATATTCCCGTATTGGGTGATTGTAAAAAGACTTTAAGTGCTTTAACACAACAAGTACGACTTAAGAGTCATCGTACTTGGCTAGAAGAATTCAGAGCACTGGATAAAATAGAATATGACAAAGTCATAGAAAATGAATTGAAGCCTGAAGAAGGCGCTCTGAAAATGGGAGAGGTGATCAATGAGATCAACGAACTAACCAAAGGAGAGGCTATTTTGGTTACGGATGTTGGCCAGCACCAAATGATGGCCTGCCGATATACTAAATTCAATCAGAGCAGGAGCAATATCACATCGGGAGGTCTTGGAACCATGGGGTTTTGCTTGCCAGCAGCCTTAGGTGCAAAACTGGGAGCACCTGAGCGTGAAGTTATTGCGGTAATCGGTGATGGAGGGTTTCAAATGACCATTCAGGAGCTAGGAACAATATTTCAGACAGAAGCTGCTGTCAAGATTGTGATCCTAAACAATAACTTTTTGGGAATGGTACGCCAGTGGCAACAACTATTCTTCGACAAGAGATACTCAAGTACTGAGTTAGTCAATCCGGATTTTATAAAAATTGCTGAAGGCTATGGCATCAAAGGAAAGTCTTTGAGCGATCGTGATGATCTAAGCAAGTCAATCGAAGAGATGATCGCATATGATGGAAGCTTCCTATTAGAAGTAAAAGTGGGTAAAGAAGACAATGTCTTTCCAATGGTACCATCGGGTGCATCGGTTTCAGACATAAGATTGTCATAA
- the ilvD gene encoding dihydroxy-acid dehydratase: MELNKYSKRLTQDPTQPASQAMLYGIGLTEEDMSKAQVGIVSTGYEGNTCNMHLNDLAVQVKAGVLEADLVGLIYHTIGVSDGISNGTEGMRYSLVSREIIADSIEAVAGAHYYDGLITVVGCDKNMPGALMAMGRLNRPSLMVYGGTIASGCYKGKKLNIVSSFEALGEKFAGNISDEDYKGIIKNSCPGAGACGGMYTANTMSSAIEALGMSLPYSSSNPAISLDKTEECARVGRAVRRLLELDLKPRDILSKKSFENAIRLITVLGGSTNAVMHLIAIAKSVDIDLTLKDFQRLSDQTPFLADLKPSGQYLMEDLHEAGGVPAVMRFMLDNDMLHGDCMTVTGHTIAENLSEIEAIKPETNLLKPLSNPIKETGHLQMLFGNLAEEGSVAKITGKEGERFEGKAIVFEDEFSAIEGIRNGSVKAGHVIVIRYEGPKGAPGMPEMLKPTSAIMGAGLGKSVALITDGRFSGGSHGFVVGHVTPEAQVGGAIALVENGDEIIIDAQQNTITLNISDEEMTKRRANWKSPSLKVNAGVLKKYAKTVASASEGCVTDN, encoded by the coding sequence ATGGAACTGAACAAATACAGCAAAAGACTCACCCAAGACCCTACACAGCCAGCCTCTCAGGCCATGCTTTACGGCATTGGTCTGACGGAAGAAGACATGAGCAAAGCTCAGGTGGGAATTGTAAGCACTGGCTACGAGGGCAATACGTGCAATATGCATTTGAATGACCTTGCAGTTCAGGTAAAGGCAGGAGTCTTGGAGGCTGATCTGGTAGGTTTAATTTACCATACTATAGGAGTTAGCGATGGCATTTCCAATGGAACGGAGGGAATGAGATATTCACTAGTTTCCAGAGAAATCATTGCCGATTCCATCGAAGCGGTTGCGGGAGCCCATTACTACGATGGTTTGATCACAGTGGTGGGCTGTGATAAGAATATGCCAGGAGCACTAATGGCCATGGGCCGATTGAATAGACCATCCTTAATGGTTTATGGGGGTACGATAGCTTCAGGGTGCTACAAAGGCAAGAAACTCAATATCGTATCTTCATTTGAAGCTCTAGGAGAGAAATTCGCGGGCAATATCTCTGATGAAGATTACAAAGGTATTATCAAGAACTCTTGTCCTGGAGCGGGTGCATGTGGAGGCATGTACACTGCAAATACCATGTCATCGGCTATAGAAGCACTAGGCATGTCACTGCCTTATAGCTCATCAAACCCAGCGATCAGTTTAGATAAAACCGAAGAGTGTGCCAGGGTGGGGAGAGCTGTTCGAAGACTCCTGGAACTAGATCTTAAACCTAGAGACATCCTCTCAAAGAAATCATTCGAAAATGCCATTCGGCTTATCACTGTCTTAGGTGGTTCTACCAATGCCGTAATGCATCTGATCGCTATTGCCAAAAGCGTTGATATTGACTTGACGCTCAAAGACTTTCAAAGACTTTCCGATCAAACCCCATTTCTCGCAGACCTTAAGCCTAGTGGACAATATCTGATGGAAGATTTACATGAGGCAGGCGGAGTTCCTGCTGTGATGCGGTTTATGCTTGATAACGACATGCTTCATGGGGATTGTATGACAGTTACCGGCCATACCATTGCTGAAAATCTATCGGAAATTGAGGCTATTAAGCCTGAGACTAATCTCTTGAAGCCATTGAGCAATCCTATCAAAGAAACAGGTCATCTACAAATGCTCTTTGGCAATTTGGCCGAAGAAGGCTCAGTAGCAAAGATTACTGGGAAGGAAGGAGAGCGTTTTGAAGGGAAGGCCATTGTCTTTGAGGATGAGTTTTCCGCGATTGAAGGGATAAGAAATGGATCGGTAAAGGCAGGCCATGTCATTGTCATTCGCTATGAGGGGCCGAAAGGCGCACCTGGAATGCCCGAAATGCTGAAACCTACGTCCGCCATTATGGGTGCCGGCCTGGGTAAGTCCGTGGCCTTAATTACTGATGGAAGATTCTCCGGTGGAAGCCATGGCTTTGTGGTTGGGCATGTTACGCCTGAGGCACAAGTAGGAGGAGCGATTGCTCTGGTCGAAAATGGAGATGAGATTATTATTGATGCTCAACAGAACACGATCACACTTAATATCAGTGATGAGGAAATGACGAAGAGGAGAGCCAACTGGAAATCCCCTTCACTCAAAGTAAATGCAGGAGTACTTAAAAAATACGCCAAAACGGTCGCTTCAGCCTCAGAAGGCTGTGTTACCGATAATTGA
- a CDS encoding rhodanese-like domain-containing protein, translating into MIKVLILSVLTLFSCSNSTEQGNIISKVISVDELQQLIKEKADLQLIDVRTIREYNAGHLSDAKLIDYYKSDFKSQLQKLDKEKPVAVYCAVGVRSNSALKILRKIGFKEAYDLAGGIEAWREKRLPIVK; encoded by the coding sequence GTGATAAAGGTCCTAATACTATCGGTTTTGACGTTGTTTTCCTGTTCGAATTCGACTGAACAGGGAAATATCATCTCTAAAGTAATTTCAGTTGATGAATTGCAGCAGCTGATTAAAGAGAAAGCTGATTTACAACTGATAGATGTTAGAACAATAAGAGAATACAATGCTGGGCATCTCTCTGATGCCAAGTTGATTGATTACTATAAGTCTGATTTCAAAAGTCAACTTCAAAAACTCGATAAGGAAAAGCCTGTTGCAGTTTACTGTGCTGTCGGGGTTCGAAGTAATAGTGCCCTAAAAATTCTTAGGAAAATTGGCTTTAAAGAGGCCTACGATCTGGCCGGAGGAATAGAGGCCTGGAGAGAGAAAAGGCTTCCGATAGTTAAATGA
- a CDS encoding gluconate 2-dehydrogenase subunit 3 family protein: protein MDRRDSLKGLLVGSVAGGLLVTGCAPDVVEETTEEAGLPGYGRTVREQEHDKEVLAEVFLNEHELETIAVLCDIILPAKAEIGGAIDAEVPAFIEFIVKDMPRQQLPIRGGLAWLDNHSNKLHNLEFKKLNNEQQLAICDTIAFPGKTAPELMAGEKFFTRMRNLTLTGYYTSELGIKDLGYQGNRPGVWDGVPQDVLDEQGLSYDEEWLAKCVDQSKRMDIAQWDDDGNLLT from the coding sequence ATGGATAGAAGAGATTCATTAAAAGGTTTGTTAGTAGGCTCCGTAGCAGGTGGCTTGTTAGTTACTGGATGTGCTCCAGATGTTGTGGAAGAAACGACTGAAGAAGCTGGTTTACCTGGCTACGGTAGAACGGTAAGGGAACAAGAACATGACAAAGAAGTACTCGCTGAAGTATTTTTGAACGAACATGAATTGGAAACTATAGCGGTATTGTGTGATATAATTCTGCCCGCAAAAGCAGAGATAGGTGGAGCAATAGATGCTGAAGTTCCGGCATTTATCGAGTTCATTGTCAAAGATATGCCAAGACAACAACTGCCTATTCGTGGAGGACTTGCATGGCTTGATAATCATTCCAATAAGTTGCACAACCTTGAGTTTAAGAAGCTAAACAACGAGCAGCAGTTGGCCATTTGTGATACGATTGCATTTCCAGGTAAAACAGCTCCAGAGCTAATGGCGGGAGAGAAGTTCTTTACCAGAATGCGCAATTTGACCTTGACGGGTTACTACACTTCTGAATTAGGCATTAAGGATCTGGGCTATCAGGGAAATCGACCTGGTGTCTGGGATGGGGTACCTCAGGATGTATTGGATGAGCAAGGTTTATCCTATGACGAAGAGTGGTTGGCTAAATGTGTAGACCAAAGTAAGCGCATGGATATTGCCCAATGGGATGATGATGGCAACTTGTTGACGTGA